A DNA window from Vibrio cidicii contains the following coding sequences:
- the ccoP gene encoding cytochrome-c oxidase, cbb3-type subunit III, with protein sequence MTTFWSLWIIVITVGTLVGCAVLLFWCAKDKMGVEEGADMGHEYDGIRELNNPLPKWWTYLFISTFVFAAVYLTLFPGLGSFKGVLGWQSSDQTVRTVAEYKEAIASAQQNKQLNQYAKELDDANTYFGEAFRSLAYNGNTLRSIPEIAANEEATKVGQRLFLQNCSQCHGSDARGQKGFPNLTDNAWLYGGEPQAIVTTIMHGRVGQMPGWKDALGEQGVQEVVSYVLSLSGRSVNAREAEAGKSRFVVCAACHGTDGKGNPAVGAPDLTDKDWLFGDSRADVTETVMNGRSGVMPAWKDILGEDKVQLVAAYVWSLSNTENNK encoded by the coding sequence ATGACTACATTCTGGAGTCTCTGGATTATCGTGATTACTGTCGGTACGCTTGTGGGCTGTGCTGTACTTCTTTTCTGGTGCGCTAAAGATAAAATGGGCGTCGAAGAAGGTGCAGATATGGGCCACGAGTACGATGGTATTCGCGAGCTGAACAATCCGCTACCAAAGTGGTGGACTTATCTTTTCATCAGTACGTTTGTTTTTGCTGCTGTGTACTTGACGCTCTTCCCTGGGTTGGGAAGCTTCAAAGGGGTACTTGGATGGCAAAGTTCAGATCAAACCGTCCGTACTGTTGCTGAGTACAAAGAAGCCATCGCGTCAGCACAACAAAACAAGCAGCTAAACCAGTATGCAAAAGAGCTTGATGATGCCAACACCTACTTTGGTGAAGCGTTTCGTAGTCTTGCGTACAACGGCAATACTTTGCGTTCTATTCCTGAAATTGCAGCAAATGAAGAAGCAACTAAAGTTGGTCAACGTTTGTTCTTGCAAAACTGTTCGCAGTGCCATGGTTCCGATGCGCGTGGTCAAAAAGGTTTTCCTAACCTAACTGATAACGCGTGGTTGTATGGTGGTGAGCCTCAAGCCATCGTTACAACCATCATGCATGGCCGTGTTGGTCAGATGCCAGGCTGGAAAGACGCGCTGGGTGAACAAGGTGTTCAGGAAGTCGTTAGTTACGTACTGAGCTTGTCGGGTCGCTCGGTAAATGCTCGCGAAGCCGAAGCAGGCAAATCCCGTTTTGTCGTTTGTGCAGCATGTCATGGTACCGATGGAAAAGGTAACCCTGCTGTTGGTGCACCAGATTTGACAGACAAAGACTGGCTATTTGGTGATTCACGCGCAGATGTAACAGAAACCGTAATGAATGGCCGTTCTGGCGTAATGCCAGCCTGGAAAGATATTCTAGGTGAAGACAAAGTTCAACTGGTTGCCGCTTACGTTTGGAGCCTGAGCAACACCGAAAATAATAAGTAA
- a CDS encoding FixH family protein: protein MVKPWYKQFWPWFLIILPLTVVTWTIATVIVFSKNSVSLVAEDYYKKGKGINVDISKIKVAKELGLNATIASDDTAVTIVFDKGSLAHFPALTATFTHRTLPDRDFTKLLTADAKGVYRLDNHIEGPWFVELQPHDQKWLIQGRVTFPSPSTLLMN, encoded by the coding sequence ATGGTAAAGCCTTGGTATAAACAATTCTGGCCGTGGTTCCTGATCATTTTGCCACTCACGGTAGTGACTTGGACGATAGCGACAGTCATAGTCTTCTCTAAAAACTCGGTTTCGCTCGTTGCGGAGGATTACTATAAAAAAGGTAAAGGGATCAACGTTGATATCAGTAAGATAAAAGTAGCCAAAGAGCTCGGCCTCAACGCAACTATCGCTTCAGATGATACCGCAGTTACTATCGTATTTGATAAAGGAAGCTTGGCTCATTTCCCTGCTCTCACTGCGACCTTCACTCATCGCACTTTACCGGATCGTGATTTCACTAAGCTGTTAACCGCTGATGCGAAAGGTGTCTATCGTTTGGATAACCACATTGAAGGGCCATGGTTCGTTGAGCTTCAGCCTCATGACCAGAAATGGCTGATTCAAGGTCGTGTCACGTTCCCCTCTCCTTCTACGCTTTTAATGAATTAG
- the ccoS gene encoding cbb3-type cytochrome oxidase assembly protein CcoS, which translates to MESLYILIPIAIVLVCVAVAIFLWAVKSEQFEDLERQGTNILFDDEQKSQQQSERK; encoded by the coding sequence ATGGAAAGCTTGTACATTCTCATTCCGATTGCCATTGTTTTGGTTTGCGTTGCTGTCGCGATCTTCCTTTGGGCAGTAAAAAGCGAACAATTTGAAGATCTTGAGCGTCAAGGAACAAACATACTCTTTGATGACGAGCAAAAATCTCAGCAGCAAAGCGAGAGAAAGTAG
- a CDS encoding sulfite exporter TauE/SafE family protein encodes MNGDYLGALMIGLAGAGHCLGMCGGIASLLNLGSQNPSPKLNTLFYNLGRLLSYGLFGAIVGGTISSLSDMAGLNQSLAWLRLIAALFMILVALYIAKWWNGLLFVEKLGQLLWRFIKPMTQRFMPIRHPLQAIPFGFLWGWLPCGLVYSALTWSALSGSALNGALMMLSFGLGTLPAMLLVGIGAEYFARIQKSLTFRHLSATILVLYGIYTGFGAVTMLGLAY; translated from the coding sequence ATGAATGGTGATTACCTTGGCGCGTTGATGATCGGGTTAGCGGGCGCTGGTCATTGTTTGGGAATGTGTGGTGGAATTGCCTCGTTGCTCAATCTAGGCAGTCAAAATCCTTCGCCAAAATTGAACACGCTTTTCTATAATTTGGGGCGTTTGTTGAGCTATGGGCTGTTTGGTGCCATTGTCGGAGGGACAATTTCGTCTCTCAGTGACATGGCCGGACTCAATCAATCGTTAGCGTGGCTGCGCTTGATTGCAGCCTTATTCATGATTCTGGTTGCACTTTATATCGCGAAGTGGTGGAACGGACTTCTCTTCGTGGAGAAACTTGGGCAACTACTTTGGCGTTTCATCAAGCCAATGACTCAGCGTTTCATGCCTATTCGCCATCCTTTGCAAGCGATCCCTTTTGGTTTCCTTTGGGGATGGCTGCCTTGCGGCTTAGTCTACTCTGCCCTCACTTGGTCAGCGCTCTCTGGCAGTGCATTAAACGGTGCCTTGATGATGCTGTCATTTGGTTTGGGTACCTTGCCCGCGATGTTACTGGTTGGGATTGGTGCGGAGTATTTCGCTCGGATTCAAAAGTCATTAACATTTAGACATCTTTCAGCCACAATTCTTGTCTTGTATGGAATTTATACTGGATTTGGCGCAGTAACGATGCTCGGCCTTGCTTATTAA
- a CDS encoding FNR family transcription factor, translating into MISEKPATKRIQSGGCAIHCQDCSISQLCIPFTLNEAELDQLDQIIERKKPIQKGQELFKAGDELRSLYAIRSGTIKSYTITEQGDEQITAFHLAGDLVGFDAITDDAHPSFAQALETSMVCEIPYEILDDLSGKMPKLRQQIMRLMSNEIKGDQEMILLLSKKNAEERLAAFLYNLSTRFSQRGFSPREFRLTMTRGDIGNYLGLTVETISRLLGRFQKSEILSVKGKYITILDHSALMELAGVSGD; encoded by the coding sequence ATGATTTCTGAAAAACCTGCGACAAAGCGTATCCAGTCCGGTGGGTGTGCGATTCATTGTCAAGATTGTAGTATCAGCCAACTCTGTATCCCATTTACATTGAATGAAGCTGAATTGGATCAACTTGATCAGATTATCGAGCGAAAAAAACCGATCCAAAAAGGACAAGAGCTTTTTAAGGCGGGTGATGAGTTACGTTCTCTCTACGCGATTCGCTCTGGTACTATCAAAAGCTACACCATCACAGAGCAAGGCGATGAGCAGATAACTGCCTTTCATCTTGCTGGTGACTTGGTTGGATTTGATGCGATAACTGACGACGCTCACCCTAGTTTCGCTCAAGCGCTTGAGACATCGATGGTCTGCGAGATCCCATACGAAATTCTTGATGACCTTTCAGGCAAAATGCCGAAACTGCGTCAACAGATCATGCGTTTAATGAGTAATGAGATTAAAGGTGATCAAGAAATGATTCTGCTGCTATCGAAGAAAAATGCAGAAGAACGTTTGGCTGCATTTCTTTATAATCTTTCAACTCGTTTCTCTCAACGTGGATTCAGCCCTCGTGAGTTCCGTTTGACTATGACACGTGGTGATATCGGCAACTACCTTGGTTTGACCGTTGAGACCATTAGCCGTCTTCTCGGACGATTCCAAAAGTCTGAAATACTCAGTGTTAAGGGGAAATATATTACTATCCTCGATCACAGTGCATTAATGGAACTGGCTGGAGTCTCCGGCGACTAA
- the uspE gene encoding universal stress protein UspE, which produces MSIYSKILVVADINKDEQPALARAVQLARKSVSKSHVTFFLSIYDFSYDMTSMLSLDERDAMRRGVIYQREQWMRKIAEPYIDESMSFDIKVVWHNRPYEAIIAEVFSGSHDIVIKGTRKHDVLESVIFTPTDWHLLRKCPVPVLLIKNADWPEQANIIASVNVGSDNPTHIELNNIMVERLLEISSRLDAQAYLVNAYPVTPANITIELPEFDPTTYTDAVRGHHLTSMKALRQQYGIDEEHTIVEQGLPEDIIPASADKLNAAMVILGTTGRTGLSAVFIGNTAEHVIDKINCDVLALKPKGYVSPLDPNIAS; this is translated from the coding sequence ATGAGTATTTACAGTAAAATCCTTGTGGTTGCCGACATCAACAAAGATGAACAACCTGCACTGGCGCGAGCTGTACAATTAGCCAGAAAGAGTGTCTCGAAGAGTCATGTTACTTTCTTTCTATCCATCTACGATTTCTCCTATGACATGACATCTATGCTGTCTTTAGACGAGCGTGATGCGATGCGCCGCGGTGTTATCTATCAACGCGAGCAGTGGATGAGAAAAATTGCAGAGCCGTATATTGATGAATCGATGAGCTTTGATATCAAGGTGGTGTGGCATAATCGCCCTTATGAGGCCATCATTGCCGAAGTGTTTTCAGGCAGTCATGACATCGTAATTAAAGGGACGCGTAAACACGATGTCCTTGAGTCGGTCATCTTCACACCAACAGATTGGCATTTGTTACGTAAGTGCCCTGTTCCTGTACTCTTGATTAAAAACGCCGATTGGCCAGAACAAGCCAATATCATCGCATCAGTTAACGTGGGCTCAGATAACCCGACACATATCGAACTGAATAACATTATGGTTGAGCGGTTGTTGGAAATTTCATCCAGACTGGATGCACAAGCGTACTTGGTTAATGCTTATCCCGTAACACCTGCCAATATTACCATTGAGTTACCAGAGTTTGACCCGACGACCTATACCGATGCGGTACGTGGCCATCATCTTACCTCGATGAAAGCATTGAGGCAGCAATATGGGATAGATGAAGAGCACACCATCGTTGAGCAGGGGTTACCAGAAGATATCATCCCCGCGTCGGCAGACAAGTTGAATGCCGCTATGGTGATTTTGGGGACAACTGGGCGAACCGGGCTCTCTGCAGTTTTCATCGGGAATACGGCTGAACACGTGATTGACAAAATCAACTGTGACGTACTGGCCCTTAAGCCGAAAGGTTATGTCAGCCCGCTCGACCCCAACATCGCTTCCTAA
- the ttcA gene encoding tRNA 2-thiocytidine(32) synthetase TtcA, which yields MTEQIQERTKAQQYNFNKLQKRIRRNTGQAIADFNMIEDGDRIMVCLSGGKDSFTMLDILLSLQKSAPISFSLVAVNLDQKQPGFPAHVLPEYLESLGVEYKIVEEDTYSIVQDKIPEGKTTCSLCSRLRRGILYRTAKELGATKIALGHHRDDILETLFLNMFYGGKIKGMPPKLVSDNGEHVVIRPLAYCREKDIIKYADMVGYPIIPCNLCGSQPNLQRQNIKMMLNDWDKRFPGRIETMFRAMQNVVPSHLADFELFDFKSINKDSGVINGGDIGFDKEDVPNVVADEGEDDVVQAFDPALKLDVTNLSV from the coding sequence ATGACAGAGCAAATTCAAGAGCGTACAAAAGCTCAACAATACAACTTTAATAAGCTTCAAAAGCGCATTCGTCGCAATACCGGACAAGCGATTGCTGACTTTAATATGATCGAAGATGGCGATCGCATTATGGTCTGTTTATCTGGTGGTAAAGACAGCTTTACGATGTTGGATATTTTGCTGAGCTTGCAAAAAAGTGCCCCAATCTCGTTTTCTCTGGTTGCTGTTAATCTTGATCAAAAGCAGCCGGGGTTTCCTGCGCATGTGTTACCGGAGTATCTAGAAAGTCTTGGTGTTGAGTACAAGATTGTCGAAGAGGACACTTACTCCATCGTGCAAGACAAAATTCCCGAAGGGAAAACTACATGTTCCCTGTGCTCTCGTTTGCGTCGTGGCATTTTGTATCGCACAGCGAAAGAGCTCGGCGCCACCAAAATCGCCCTTGGCCATCATCGTGACGATATCTTGGAAACTCTTTTCCTCAATATGTTCTATGGCGGAAAAATTAAAGGAATGCCACCGAAACTGGTCTCTGACAATGGGGAGCACGTTGTTATTCGTCCATTGGCTTATTGCCGTGAAAAAGACATTATTAAATACGCAGATATGGTCGGCTACCCTATCATCCCATGTAATCTGTGTGGCTCTCAGCCAAACCTTCAACGTCAGAATATTAAGATGATGCTTAATGACTGGGACAAACGTTTCCCAGGACGAATTGAAACTATGTTCAGAGCGATGCAAAATGTTGTGCCAAGTCATCTGGCGGACTTTGAATTGTTTGATTTCAAATCAATCAACAAAGACTCGGGTGTTATCAATGGTGGTGATATTGGCTTTGACAAAGAAGATGTGCCGAATGTCGTCGCAGACGAAGGCGAAGACGACGTAGTGCAAGCTTTTGATCCCGCACTTAAACTCGATGTGACCAATCTGTCTGTGTAA
- a CDS encoding DUF2987 domain-containing protein produces MMKRNLALLGCVMSLFSSFGVQAQEYMFTYSKLFSQLKNNTKEGHDDVKVGIFFVNPQTKQLCNIEKAWMEKEQHYEEFVIPSSQELLLPLDNNLKSANPLVFVHTPQDMRCDYSLVVMTKEPLEGKVTYQQLAPLMPQMKALLDDLGGMFSSWFTPKVEGVTMEFANGLNSKVTFSNGGEKAIVNGKVQVALTEIGEEGFVLLPQATTRVLPYLPAATK; encoded by the coding sequence ATGATGAAAAGAAACCTAGCTCTACTAGGATGTGTGATGAGTCTGTTTTCTTCCTTTGGCGTTCAAGCTCAGGAATACATGTTTACTTACTCGAAGTTGTTCTCGCAACTGAAAAACAACACCAAAGAAGGGCATGATGATGTCAAAGTCGGGATCTTCTTTGTTAACCCGCAAACTAAGCAGCTATGTAATATAGAGAAGGCTTGGATGGAAAAGGAACAGCATTACGAAGAGTTTGTTATCCCGTCATCCCAAGAGCTCTTGTTACCACTGGATAATAACTTGAAGTCAGCCAATCCGCTGGTCTTTGTCCACACCCCACAGGATATGCGTTGTGACTATTCACTGGTAGTGATGACTAAAGAGCCGCTCGAAGGGAAAGTAACCTATCAGCAACTAGCCCCTTTGATGCCACAAATGAAGGCTCTTTTAGACGATTTGGGGGGCATGTTTTCCAGTTGGTTTACTCCCAAAGTTGAGGGGGTAACGATGGAATTTGCTAATGGACTCAATAGTAAGGTCACGTTTTCTAACGGTGGCGAAAAAGCGATTGTGAATGGCAAAGTACAAGTTGCTCTAACCGAGATTGGTGAAGAGGGATTTGTACTTTTACCGCAAGCCACCACACGGGTACTGCCTTACTTGCCTGCGGCAACAAAATAG
- a CDS encoding glucosaminidase domain-containing protein, with amino-acid sequence MPNNTSPSIFLKATAIAMAVAFSSIGPYLFYEEQRRELEAQQDDTTGAAEALPDFASITDTREKKQAFFDYLRPKIAAENQKIRKDREFLLALNVAEPSQKQTERALRLAKRYDVTVTDKQLNQAWLSEMLKRVNVLPESLVMTQAANESAWGTSRFAREANNLFGQWCYTRGCGVVPLQRSEGAFHEVAKFSSAQESIHRYFMNVNRNRAYAELRNIRQNLADKQQDLLSVETATALTHGLLAYSERGMDYVQDLQAMIRHNSEFWSQ; translated from the coding sequence ATGCCTAACAACACTTCTCCATCCATTTTTCTTAAAGCGACAGCCATAGCGATGGCTGTCGCTTTTTCATCTATCGGTCCTTATCTTTTTTACGAAGAGCAGCGGCGTGAGTTGGAAGCTCAACAGGATGACACAACAGGAGCCGCGGAAGCGTTGCCTGATTTTGCCTCAATCACAGATACTCGAGAAAAGAAACAGGCATTTTTTGATTATTTACGCCCCAAGATTGCCGCAGAAAATCAAAAAATCCGCAAAGACCGTGAGTTTTTGCTCGCGCTGAATGTTGCCGAACCCTCGCAAAAACAAACAGAGAGGGCGTTGCGCCTAGCCAAACGTTACGACGTCACGGTGACAGACAAACAATTGAACCAAGCTTGGCTTAGTGAAATGCTTAAACGCGTTAATGTGCTTCCTGAGTCATTAGTCATGACACAAGCGGCGAATGAATCTGCATGGGGAACGTCACGATTCGCCCGTGAAGCCAATAACCTATTTGGGCAGTGGTGTTACACTCGAGGCTGCGGCGTTGTCCCTTTGCAGCGCAGTGAAGGCGCATTTCACGAAGTGGCCAAATTCTCTTCCGCTCAAGAATCGATTCATCGTTATTTTATGAATGTGAACCGCAACCGAGCTTATGCAGAATTGCGTAATATTCGCCAAAATTTGGCGGACAAACAGCAGGATCTGTTGAGTGTCGAAACGGCAACCGCCTTAACTCATGGCCTATTGGCCTATTCTGAGCGGGGTATGGATTACGTCCAAGATCTGCAAGCGATGATACGTCACAACAGCGAGTTTTGGAGCCAATAA
- the potA gene encoding spermidine/putrescine ABC transporter ATP-binding protein PotA, giving the protein MGEIQTLNAKQNAGQPVIRLTGISKSFDGKEIIGNLNLDVNHGEFLTILGPSGCGKTTVLRMIAGFETADKGQITIDNQDVTNVPAEQRHVNTVFQSYALFPHMTVFENVAFGLRMQKVPSADIEPRVMEALKMVRLESMAQRKPHQLSGGQQQRIAIARAVVNQPKVLLLDESLSALDYKLRKQMQIELKQLQRQLGITFIFVTHDQEEALSMSDRIIVMRSGVIEQDGSPREIYEDPKNLFVARFIGEINVFEAVAKERVDEKRIRAEIEGVDSVVYFDEPITQGQKLQVLLRPEDLRIEEITESEEKGIVGHVTERTYKGMTLDSVIETESGMRVMVSEFFNEDDPDVDHSLGQKVAITWVESWEVVLSDEQEI; this is encoded by the coding sequence GTGGGAGAAATACAGACGTTGAACGCTAAACAGAACGCAGGACAGCCAGTTATCCGCTTGACTGGCATCAGTAAAAGTTTCGATGGTAAGGAAATCATCGGTAATTTAAATCTGGACGTTAATCATGGTGAGTTTTTAACGATCCTAGGCCCATCAGGTTGCGGTAAAACAACAGTTTTACGCATGATTGCAGGTTTTGAAACTGCAGATAAAGGCCAAATTACCATAGACAATCAGGATGTTACCAATGTTCCTGCGGAACAAAGGCATGTCAACACGGTATTCCAAAGCTATGCGCTATTTCCACACATGACGGTGTTTGAAAACGTTGCATTTGGTCTGCGTATGCAAAAAGTGCCTTCGGCTGACATTGAACCACGCGTTATGGAAGCGCTTAAAATGGTTCGCCTAGAGAGCATGGCGCAACGCAAGCCTCACCAGCTCTCTGGTGGTCAGCAACAACGTATCGCTATTGCGCGTGCGGTGGTCAACCAGCCTAAAGTTCTGTTGCTCGATGAATCTCTCTCTGCCCTTGATTACAAACTGCGTAAGCAGATGCAAATTGAGTTAAAGCAGCTACAGCGTCAGCTAGGTATTACCTTTATCTTTGTCACCCACGATCAAGAAGAAGCCTTGTCGATGTCAGACCGCATCATCGTTATGCGCTCTGGTGTGATTGAGCAAGATGGCTCCCCACGTGAAATTTACGAAGATCCTAAGAATCTGTTCGTTGCGCGTTTCATCGGTGAAATCAACGTGTTCGAAGCGGTTGCCAAAGAGCGTGTTGACGAAAAACGTATCCGAGCTGAAATCGAAGGGGTGGACTCAGTGGTCTACTTCGATGAACCGATTACGCAAGGTCAAAAGCTGCAAGTATTGCTTCGCCCTGAAGATTTACGCATCGAAGAGATCACGGAATCGGAAGAGAAAGGTATCGTTGGTCACGTAACTGAACGGACCTACAAAGGCATGACACTGGATTCGGTCATTGAAACAGAGTCAGGAATGCGTGTGATGGTAAGCGAGTTCTTTAACGAAGATGATCCAGACGTAGATCACTCTCTAGGACAAAAAGTCGCCATTACTTGGGTGGAAAGCTGGGAAGTGGTGCTAAGTGATGAGCAAGAAATTTAG
- the potB gene encoding spermidine/putrescine ABC transporter permease PotB: MSKKFSLQNAIITLIVSWLVLFVLIPNVMIIGTSFLTRDEANLIEMTFTLDNYARLLDPLYAKVLLHSFYMAIVATLICLVIGYPFAYIVAKMPAKWRPFMLFLVIVPFWTNSLIRTYGLKIVLGTQGILNNALLTLDIIDKPLRLMYTETAVMIGLVYILLPFMILPLYSAIEKLDYTYIEAAKDLGANKLQTLTKVILPLTMPGIIGGCLLVLLPALGMFYIADLLGGAKNLLIGNVIKSQVLNARDWPFGAATSIALTIAMAIMLYAYYRAGKLLNKKVELD; encoded by the coding sequence ATGAGCAAGAAATTTAGTCTACAAAACGCCATCATCACGCTGATTGTTTCATGGCTGGTGCTGTTTGTTCTGATCCCAAACGTGATGATCATCGGAACCAGTTTCCTGACTCGTGATGAAGCCAATCTAATAGAGATGACGTTCACGCTCGATAACTACGCGAGATTGCTCGATCCTTTGTATGCCAAAGTGCTGTTGCACTCTTTTTACATGGCGATTGTAGCGACCTTGATCTGTTTGGTTATCGGTTATCCCTTTGCCTATATTGTGGCCAAGATGCCAGCGAAGTGGCGTCCTTTTATGCTGTTTTTAGTGATTGTGCCTTTTTGGACCAACTCACTGATCCGCACTTATGGCTTGAAAATCGTTTTAGGTACACAAGGCATCCTCAATAATGCCCTACTCACCTTGGACATTATCGATAAACCGCTACGCCTGATGTACACCGAAACTGCGGTTATGATTGGCCTCGTTTACATCTTGCTGCCATTTATGATTTTGCCGCTTTATTCGGCGATCGAGAAGTTGGATTACACCTATATTGAAGCCGCGAAAGATTTGGGTGCGAATAAGCTACAAACGCTAACTAAGGTGATTTTGCCTCTCACCATGCCAGGCATCATCGGCGGTTGTTTGTTGGTGTTACTGCCCGCTCTTGGCATGTTCTACATTGCCGATTTGCTGGGTGGCGCGAAAAACCTATTGATCGGTAACGTAATTAAGAGCCAAGTGCTCAATGCTCGTGATTGGCCATTTGGCGCGGCAACCAGTATTGCCTTGACCATTGCAATGGCAATTATGTTATACGCCTACTACCGTGCAGGAAAACTGTTGAATAAGAAAGTGGAGCTGGACTAA
- a CDS encoding extracellular solute-binding protein, giving the protein MKKWATLLAGSACALSLFSASAAADENKELVFMNWGPYINSGILEQFTKETGIKVIYSTYESNETLYAKLKTHNQGYDLVVPSTYFVSKMRDEGMLQKIDKSKLSNFKNLDSNYLNKPYDPNNDYSIPHVVAITGLAVNTDMYDPNDFQSWADLWKPELKGQLMLMDDTREVFHIALRKLGYSGNTTDEKQIDEAYAELQKLMPNVLVFNSDNPGAPYMSGEVGLGMLWNGSAAAAQKEGLPLKLVFPKEGGIGWVDNFAISSGAKNVEAAHKMIDFLLRPEIAEQISNDTGYLTAVKASNEKFKDVAPLFPSQEDLDRVEWQAAVGDKTVKYEEYFMKLKAGQ; this is encoded by the coding sequence ATGAAAAAATGGGCTACTTTATTAGCTGGTAGTGCATGTGCGCTTTCCCTATTTTCTGCTTCTGCTGCCGCAGATGAGAACAAAGAGCTGGTCTTCATGAACTGGGGACCTTACATCAACAGTGGCATCTTAGAGCAGTTTACTAAGGAAACTGGCATCAAAGTGATTTACTCAACCTATGAGTCAAATGAAACCTTGTATGCAAAGCTAAAGACTCACAATCAAGGTTATGATCTTGTTGTGCCTTCAACTTATTTCGTGTCTAAGATGCGTGATGAAGGCATGCTACAAAAGATCGACAAATCTAAGCTGAGCAATTTCAAAAACCTCGATAGCAACTATCTGAATAAGCCTTACGACCCAAACAACGACTACTCGATTCCTCACGTTGTGGCGATCACAGGTCTTGCGGTCAATACCGATATGTATGACCCGAATGATTTCCAAAGCTGGGCAGATCTGTGGAAACCAGAGTTAAAAGGCCAACTCATGCTGATGGACGATACACGTGAAGTGTTCCACATCGCACTACGTAAATTGGGCTACTCAGGTAACACCACCGATGAAAAGCAGATCGATGAAGCGTATGCCGAGCTGCAAAAACTGATGCCAAACGTACTGGTATTTAACTCAGATAACCCGGGTGCGCCATACATGTCTGGTGAAGTTGGTCTTGGCATGCTTTGGAATGGCAGTGCCGCCGCCGCACAGAAAGAGGGCCTACCACTCAAGCTAGTTTTCCCTAAAGAAGGTGGTATCGGTTGGGTTGATAACTTTGCGATCAGCTCTGGTGCGAAAAACGTTGAAGCGGCACATAAGATGATTGATTTCTTACTGCGCCCAGAAATTGCAGAACAGATCTCTAACGACACTGGCTATCTGACGGCTGTGAAAGCATCTAACGAGAAGTTTAAAGATGTCGCCCCACTCTTCCCATCTCAGGAAGATCTGGATCGCGTTGAGTGGCAGGCCGCGGTTGGCGATAAGACCGTGAAATATGAAGAATACTTTATGAAGCTGAAAGCCGGTCAGTAA